In Solanum pennellii chromosome 3, SPENNV200, a single window of DNA contains:
- the LOC107014445 gene encoding jacalin-related lectin 19 produces MDWDEGSEIKKRIVIGSWGGHGGSPWDDGSFNGVREITLVYSLCIDSITVVYDQNGQPYQAEKHGGVGGSRTAQIKLQFPEEYLTSVSGYYSPVVYGGSPVIRSLTFSSNKRKFGPFGVEGGTPFSMPMEGGQIVGFKGRSGWYVDAIGFYIAKVKTTRVLQKAKQSLVKLASSVSMNYRSGDEPKKYSYFYKPTIPKTEA; encoded by the exons ATGGACTGG GACGAAGGAAGCGAAATAAAGAAGAGGATCGTCATTGGATCATGGGGTGGTCATGGTGGAAGCCCTTGGGATGATGgtagcttcaatggagttagAGAAATTACCCTTGTCTATTCTCTTTGTATAGATTCCATCACTGTTGTCTATGACCAAAATGGCCAGCCTTATCAAGCAGAGAAGCATGGAGGAGTTGGAGGCAGTAGAACTGCGCAG ATTAAGCTGCAATTTCCAGAAGAATACCTAACGAGCGTTAGCGGCTATTATTCCCCGGTGGTGTATGGTGGTAGTCCTGTGATAAGGTCCCTCACTTTTAGCAGCAACAAACGAAAATTTGGACCATTTGGTGTTGAAGGAGGAACGCCATTTTCAATGCCAATGGAAGGTGGGCAGATTGTAGGCTTTAAAGGAAGAAGTGGATGGTATGTAGATGCTATTGGCTTTTATATAGCTAAAGTGAAGACAACTAGAGTCTTACAGAAGGCTAAACAAAGTCTAGTGAAACTTGCATCTTCTGTGTCTATGAACTACAGATCTGGAGATGAACCAAAAAAGTATTCTTATTTCTACAAACCAACTATTCCAAAAACTGAAGCATAA
- the LOC107014443 gene encoding uncharacterized protein LOC107014443 — protein sequence MKKRKQKGRRQRKDRKKGKMMEITNNTDERAVNVDRISELPEHILHHILCLLRWPADLARTSILSKKWKVIWESFTSFDFDQRHFQCVKAADKWDHLQPLPVEKQSSIFKQEFESLGFVELPLIQKFILFVENTLGTRLRQLPSIQKFRLHVVFSVHLLAPFMNHWISVATDKNVNELDIHAKMDGNFYALPELVFASRTITSLKLYGCEVGDSTAIKLQNLRELSMKAMRINENIVHNFVQACPLIEDMRLINCYGLKFLHVSSLPKLNKFEVHERSSLRSVKLEAPDLETFWFHGKKSSRCKLILAGCGNLKNLTLNHSHMADKTFHELISHFPLLEKLFLLECRTLHRITILSDKLKTLSLVRCHKLKEANIDAPNLLSFEYTGAELPFSSMNASRLQEVKLHLKSQKQKSVQKFIEGFDGKGFKLLLASKQGVNIYEELRGLHLSYFEPYKIQLTKSARMVENLLNSHLRDFHPKTLILKTSLRSDLLVFIQEKILNKEKTPPSCCKYYSKKCWRHYLEGAKMSLLPDVSSAEYPNTILELKWSEAATLPEDVDI from the exons ATgaagaaaaggaaacaaaaagGCAGGAGACAGAGAAAGGATAGAAAAAAGGGAAAGATGATGGAGATCACCAACAACACAGATGAAAGAGCAGTTAATGTGGACAGGATCTCTGAGTTGCCTGAACACATTTTACATCATATCCTTTGTCTTCTGCGCTGGCCAGCAGATTTAGCAAGAACTAGCATTTTGTCTAAGAAGTGGAAAGTCATTTGGGAGTCTTTCACGTCCTTTGATTTTGACCAGAGACACTTCCAATGTGTAAAAGCTGCTGATAAGTGGGATCATCTCCAACCTCTACCAGTGGAGAAACAGAGCTCAATTTTCAAACAGGAGTTTGAATCCCTGGGGTTTGTGGAGCTGCCTTTAATACAGAAGTTCATTCTGTTTGTCGAGAATACATTAGGAACCAGACTTAGACAGTTGCCAAGTATACAGAAGTTCAGGCTGCATGTCGTCTTTTCTGTTCACCTTCTGGCTCCCTTTATGAATCACTGGATAAGTGTTGCTACAGACAAAAATGTTAATGAGCTTGATATTCATGCAAAAATGGATGGCAATTTTTATGCCCTGCCTGAGCTTGTATTTGCTTCTAGGACAATAACTTCATTGAAGCTCTACGGATGTGAAGTGGGTGATTCTACTGCTATAAAGCTCCAAAATCTACGGGAGTTATCCATGAAAGCAATGCGTATCAATGAGAATATAGTCCATAATTTTGTACAGGCCTGCCCTTTGATCGAGGATATGCGACTGATCAATTGCTATGGTTTGAAATTCTTGCATGTTTCATCTCTGCCTAAACTAAATAAGTTTGAGGTACACGAGCGATCCAGCCTCAGGTCAGTCAAACTTGAGGCACCTGATCTTGAGACATTTTGGTTCCATGGGAAGAAATCTTCAAGGTGCAAACTAATCTTGGCTGGGTGCGGAAATCttaagaatttgactttgaatcATTCACATATGGCAGATAAGACCTTTCATGAACTTATCTCCCACTTCCCATTACTTGAAAAACTGTTCCTGTTGGAATGCCGTACATTGCACAGAATTACAATCTTGAGTGACAAGCTGAAGACGCTCTCTCTGGTAAGGTGCCACAAACTAAAGGAAGCCAACATTGATGCACCAAATCTACTTTCATTTGAATATACTGGTGCTGAGTTGCCGTTTTCTTCCATGAATGCTTCACGGTTGCAAGAAGTGAAGCTTCACTTGAAATCCCAAAAACAGAAGTCAGTGCAGAAATTCATTGAAGGGTTTGATGGCAAAGGTTTCAAGTTGCTTCTTGCCTCCAAACAG GGTGTGAATATATATGAGGAATTGAGAGGACTTCATCTTTCTTATTTTGAACCATACAAGATACAATTGACTAAATCAGCAAGAATGGTGGAAAATCTTCTCAACAGTCACTTGCGAGATTTTCATCCAAAAACTCTCATCTTAAAGACATCTCTCAGAAGTGACCTCCTCGTG TTCATTCAGGAGAAGATATTGAACAAAGAGAAGACTCCTCCCAGCTGTTGTAAATATTACTCAAAGAAATGCTGGCGACATTATTTAGAAGGCGCTAAAATGTCTCTGCTTCCAGATGTGTCCTCTGCGGAGTATCCTAATACGATCTTGGAACTAAAATGGAGCGAAGCTGCAACTCTGCCGGAAGATGTAGACATATGA